CCTACCTAGGTCCATCAAGGCATCTAGTGCAGCGCGAACAGTTCTACCCGTGTATAAGACATCATCCACCAAAATAACGTTTTTCCCAGTTATATCCACTGGGATACCTGTACTATGAACCACAGGTTGATCATGTAAAAGCGAGAGGTCATCCCTATACAGAGTAATATCAAGGACTCCTGTTACAACCTTTTCCTGCTCTAATTCTGCAATATACTGCTTCAGTCTACTTGCAAGGTGGTTTCCCCTTCGCTGTATTCCTACCAGCAGGCTATTACTCATACCCTTGTTTTTCTCCAATATCTCTAACGCCAGCCTTTTCAGAACTCTCTCCATTTCCTCTTTGCTCATAATTTTCGCCTTTTCCTTCATTCAGCACACCTCCTGTAATAAAAAGCGGGAAACAGAACGCTAATAAGCGCTGTTTCCCGCTCTAAAATACTTTCCCTTATTGCAATGGCCATAATTGGTCTTTTGCCTGCAACCAGCATGGTAGACCCCCTCGCGATATTCACGAAGGAGATTCTACCAGAAAAACAATTTTTATGCAAGCGGTTGCATATTCTTTAAGGCATCTTCTGCCGCCTTCCTTTTGGCTTCCTTTATGCTTCTGCCCTGCCCTTGCCCAATTACTTCTCCGTTCAGTAATATCCTTACCCAGTGCAGAGGTCTATGAGGTGGCCCCTCCGTCTTTACAAGTTCGTAGATCATTTCACCTTTATCCAAGAGGACCTTCTTTAACTCTAAGTTGGCATCATATATTCTTTGCTCCAACTCTGTTTTTTTCTTTTCGCAGTATTGCCTAACGATTTTGTGAG
The DNA window shown above is from Thermovirga lienii DSM 17291 and carries:
- a CDS encoding Uracil phosphoribosyltransferase (PFAM: Phosphoribosyl transferase domain~COGs: COG2065 Pyrimidine operon attenuation protein/uracil phosphoribosyltransferase~InterPro IPR000836~KEGG: aco:Amico_1059 uracil phosphoribosyltransferase~PFAM: phosphoribosyltransferase~PRIAM: Uracil phosphoribosyltransferase~SPTR: Uracil phosphoribosyltransferase); its protein translation is MKEKAKIMSKEEMERVLKRLALEILEKNKGMSNSLLVGIQRRGNHLASRLKQYIAELEQEKVVTGVLDITLYRDDLSLLHDQPVVHSTGIPVDITGKNVILVDDVLYTGRTVRAALDALMDLGRPASVQLCVLIDRGHRELPIHPDYVGKNIPTSKNEIVEVRVEELDGVDEVVICERGE